From a region of the Mycobacterium sp. SMC-8 genome:
- a CDS encoding alpha/beta fold hydrolase, which yields MTNQPPPIDGVRRSRVTARGVDFHVTEAGPENGRPVLALHGWPQHHWAYRSLLADPPEGLRIIAPDLPGYGWSGPAPHKWAKEDVVSDLVALMDAMGLDRVLLVGHDWGGYIGHLLTLRVPERVDAYLALNIAHVWVPPKAMAPHLWRFLLYQPFVASVGVPLQRRTPYLEKLIFRVAAKMDPQTARVYADRFRDPVVARTARDTYRTFLTKEVPAGVRNGERRWSTVPTRVLFGRKDTAIHPDLAAAETARADDYKIEVVDGGHFILDEQPDLVRAKLIALAEEFPATSPAE from the coding sequence ATGACGAACCAACCCCCGCCGATCGACGGGGTGCGCCGCAGCCGCGTCACCGCCCGAGGCGTCGATTTCCACGTGACCGAGGCCGGTCCCGAGAACGGCAGGCCGGTGTTGGCACTGCACGGCTGGCCGCAGCACCACTGGGCCTACCGTTCGCTGCTCGCCGACCCGCCTGAGGGGCTGCGCATCATCGCGCCCGACCTGCCGGGCTACGGATGGTCTGGGCCGGCCCCGCACAAATGGGCCAAGGAGGACGTGGTCAGCGACCTCGTGGCGCTGATGGACGCCATGGGCCTGGACCGGGTGCTGCTCGTCGGCCATGACTGGGGCGGCTACATCGGCCACCTGCTCACGCTGCGGGTACCTGAACGCGTCGACGCCTACCTGGCGCTGAACATCGCCCACGTGTGGGTGCCGCCGAAGGCGATGGCGCCGCACCTGTGGCGGTTCCTGCTCTACCAGCCGTTCGTGGCGTCGGTGGGGGTGCCGCTGCAGCGCCGCACCCCGTACCTGGAGAAGCTGATCTTCCGGGTGGCGGCCAAGATGGATCCGCAGACGGCGCGGGTGTATGCCGACCGCTTCCGGGATCCGGTGGTGGCCCGGACGGCCCGCGACACCTACCGCACGTTCCTGACCAAGGAGGTGCCTGCCGGTGTGCGCAACGGTGAGCGCCGATGGTCGACGGTGCCGACGCGGGTGTTGTTCGGCCGCAAGGACACCGCGATCCACCCGGATCTCGCCGCGGCGGAGACGGCGCGGGCCGACGACTACAAGATCGAGGTCGTCGACGGAGGGCATTTCATTCTCGACGAGCAGCCAGACCTGGTGCGCGCCAAGCTGATCGCGCTGGCCGAGGAATTCCCCGCCACGTCCCCCGCGGAATA
- a CDS encoding propionyl-CoA synthetase: MPGYRDLFDASINDAIAFWKDAARAVTWTRPPERILDDGNPPLYRWFPDAELNTSANALDRHVADGRADQPALIYDSAVTDTKRTYTYAELLDQTARFAGVLRGLGVGKGDRVVIYMPMIPEAVIAMLACARLGAVHSVVFGGFAPHELAVRIDDVRPTVIVSASCGIEPSRCVEYKPLLDAAIGMVAHPPKHCVVVQRDRLQCDLVDGRDLAWSDVMADAEPVDAVPVAATDPLYVLYTSGTTGKPKGIVRDNGGHAVALLWTMRHIYDIDPGDVFWAASDVGWVVGHSYIVYAPLLLGATTVLYEGKPVGTPDPGAFWRVASEHGVKALFTAPTAIRAIRKEDPHGKYLDDYDLSGLKYLFLAGERLDPDTYHWASEKLGIPVVDHWWQTETGWPIAANPMGTEQLPLKAGSPTVPMPGYDVRILHDHGHECAPGEEGAICIKLPLPPGTLPTLWNADDRYQASYLTEHPGFYLTGDGGHFDEDGYLFVMGRIDDVINVAGHRLSTGAIEEVLATHPAVAECAVIGVADEIKGQAPRGLVVVKAGANVDGLAEELVQLVRDEIGAVAAFKVVDVVPALPKTRSGKILRKTMRGLAAGRDEPVPSTIEDPSVLDALGPILRP; encoded by the coding sequence ATGCCCGGGTATCGCGACCTCTTCGACGCCAGCATCAACGACGCGATCGCGTTCTGGAAAGACGCAGCCCGCGCCGTGACGTGGACACGGCCGCCCGAGCGCATCCTCGATGACGGCAACCCGCCGCTCTACCGATGGTTTCCCGATGCCGAGCTCAACACCAGCGCGAACGCGCTGGACCGGCACGTCGCCGACGGCCGCGCCGATCAGCCCGCACTGATCTACGACTCGGCGGTCACCGACACCAAACGCACCTACACCTACGCCGAACTGCTCGATCAGACCGCGCGGTTCGCCGGTGTGCTGCGCGGCCTCGGCGTCGGCAAGGGCGACCGGGTGGTGATCTACATGCCGATGATCCCCGAGGCCGTCATCGCGATGCTGGCCTGCGCGCGTCTGGGCGCGGTGCATTCGGTGGTGTTCGGCGGCTTCGCCCCCCATGAGCTGGCGGTCCGCATCGACGACGTGCGCCCGACGGTGATCGTGTCGGCGTCGTGCGGCATCGAGCCGTCGCGCTGCGTCGAGTACAAGCCGCTGCTCGACGCCGCGATCGGGATGGTCGCCCACCCGCCCAAGCACTGCGTGGTGGTGCAGCGGGACCGACTGCAGTGCGACCTGGTCGACGGCCGGGACCTGGCGTGGTCGGACGTGATGGCCGACGCCGAACCGGTCGACGCGGTGCCGGTGGCGGCCACCGACCCGCTGTACGTGCTGTACACCTCCGGCACCACCGGCAAGCCCAAGGGCATCGTCCGCGACAACGGCGGGCACGCGGTGGCGCTGCTGTGGACCATGCGCCACATCTACGACATCGACCCCGGTGACGTGTTCTGGGCCGCTTCGGACGTGGGCTGGGTGGTCGGCCACTCCTATATCGTCTACGCGCCGCTGCTGCTCGGCGCCACCACGGTGCTCTACGAGGGCAAGCCGGTCGGCACCCCCGACCCGGGGGCGTTCTGGCGGGTGGCCTCCGAGCACGGGGTCAAGGCGCTGTTCACCGCACCGACGGCGATCCGCGCCATCCGCAAGGAAGACCCACACGGCAAGTATCTGGACGACTACGACCTGTCCGGGCTGAAGTACCTGTTCCTGGCAGGCGAACGCCTCGACCCCGACACCTACCACTGGGCGTCGGAGAAACTCGGCATCCCGGTCGTCGACCACTGGTGGCAGACCGAGACGGGCTGGCCGATCGCCGCGAATCCGATGGGTACGGAACAACTTCCGCTCAAAGCCGGCTCCCCCACCGTGCCGATGCCCGGCTACGACGTGCGCATCCTGCACGACCACGGACACGAGTGCGCCCCGGGAGAGGAAGGAGCGATCTGCATCAAGCTGCCGCTGCCGCCCGGCACGCTGCCCACGCTGTGGAACGCCGACGACCGCTACCAGGCGTCGTACCTGACCGAGCACCCCGGCTTCTACCTCACCGGTGACGGCGGCCATTTCGACGAAGACGGCTACCTGTTCGTGATGGGACGGATCGACGACGTCATCAACGTCGCCGGGCACCGCTTGTCCACCGGCGCGATCGAGGAGGTGCTGGCGACCCATCCGGCGGTGGCCGAGTGTGCCGTGATCGGCGTCGCCGACGAGATCAAAGGCCAGGCGCCGCGCGGTCTCGTCGTGGTCAAGGCCGGCGCGAACGTCGACGGGCTGGCCGAGGAACTCGTGCAGCTTGTGCGCGACGAGATCGGCGCCGTGGCGGCGTTCAAGGTCGTCGACGTGGTGCCGGCGCTGCCGAAGACACGCTCGGGCAAGATCCTGCGCAAGACGATGCGCGGGCTGGCCGCCGGCCGGGACGAACCGGTGCCGTCGACCATCGAGGATCCGTCCGTGCTCGACGCGCTGGGCCCCATCCTGCGACCCTGA
- a CDS encoding DUF4383 domain-containing protein, producing the protein MSSAAPKYMAVQGAAMIVASVLAILGVLGFVPGVTSGLDQLGWFGQHSGARLFGTFTVSMLLNLAHLVVGAAGFYFARSYAGSRAYLLAGGVLYIGLWLYGTFVEVGSDARVIPLNAASNWLHLGLGSVMVLLAVTLAGQHDPTKRRARLRRPAPQ; encoded by the coding sequence ATGTCGTCGGCGGCCCCGAAATACATGGCGGTACAGGGTGCGGCGATGATCGTGGCGTCCGTGCTCGCCATCCTCGGCGTGCTGGGGTTCGTGCCCGGCGTGACGTCCGGACTCGACCAGCTCGGCTGGTTCGGTCAACATTCCGGGGCCCGTTTGTTCGGCACATTCACCGTGTCGATGCTGCTCAACCTCGCTCACCTGGTCGTCGGTGCGGCGGGCTTCTATTTCGCCCGCTCGTACGCGGGGTCGCGGGCGTACCTGCTGGCCGGCGGTGTGCTGTACATCGGGCTGTGGCTGTACGGCACGTTCGTCGAAGTCGGCAGCGACGCACGCGTGATCCCGCTCAACGCCGCCAGCAACTGGCTGCACCTGGGTCTCGGATCGGTGATGGTGCTGCTGGCGGTGACACTGGCCGGTCAGCACGATCCGACCAAGCGGCGCGCACGACTGCGCCGCCCGGCCCCGCAATGA
- a CDS encoding Ppx/GppA phosphatase family protein: MRVGAVDCGTNSIRLLIADVTDGGGGLRDVHREMRIVRLGQGVDATGEFAPDALARTHAALCDYADLMRRNDVGAVRMVATSAARDVTNRDEFFAMTSEVLGAVVPGAVAEVITGTEEAELSFRGAVGELDAAAGPFVVVDLGGGSTEVVLGSGRCGQVEASYSADIGCVRLTERCLRSDPPTDEEIDAARAVVREALTDVVAAVPVERAHTWVGVAGTMTTLAALARKLTTYDSDAIHLSRVSFDDLLPVCAELLAMTRRQRAALGPMHEGRVDVIGGGALIVQELAALLGERAGISDLVVSEHDILDGIALSIA; encoded by the coding sequence ATGAGGGTCGGCGCGGTCGACTGCGGAACGAACTCCATTCGCCTGCTGATCGCCGATGTCACCGACGGTGGGGGCGGGTTGCGCGACGTCCACCGCGAGATGCGGATCGTGCGTCTGGGGCAGGGAGTCGACGCGACCGGAGAGTTCGCGCCGGATGCGTTGGCGCGCACCCATGCCGCCCTCTGCGATTACGCCGATTTGATGCGCCGCAACGACGTCGGCGCGGTGCGGATGGTGGCGACATCGGCGGCGCGGGACGTCACCAACCGTGACGAGTTCTTCGCGATGACCTCGGAGGTGCTGGGCGCCGTGGTGCCCGGCGCGGTGGCCGAGGTGATCACCGGCACCGAAGAGGCCGAACTGTCATTCCGCGGCGCGGTGGGTGAACTCGACGCTGCGGCAGGGCCTTTCGTCGTCGTCGATCTCGGAGGCGGCTCGACCGAGGTGGTGCTGGGCTCCGGCCGTTGCGGGCAGGTGGAGGCCTCGTACTCGGCCGACATCGGGTGCGTGCGGTTGACCGAACGGTGCCTGCGCTCCGACCCGCCCACCGACGAGGAGATCGATGCTGCCCGCGCGGTGGTCCGGGAGGCGCTGACCGACGTCGTCGCCGCGGTGCCGGTGGAGCGCGCGCACACCTGGGTGGGGGTGGCGGGCACGATGACCACGCTGGCGGCCCTCGCGCGCAAGCTGACCACCTACGATTCCGACGCCATCCATCTGTCCCGGGTCAGCTTCGACGATCTGCTCCCGGTCTGCGCCGAGCTGCTGGCGATGACGCGCCGGCAGCGCGCCGCGCTGGGGCCCATGCACGAGGGGCGCGTCGACGTCATCGGCGGCGGGGCGTTGATCGTGCAGGAGCTGGCGGCGCTGCTGGGGGAGCGGGCCGGCATCAGCGACCTGGTGGTCAGCGAACACGACATCCTGGACGGGATCGCGCTGTCGATCGCCTGA
- a CDS encoding DUF501 domain-containing protein — translation MVEPTDLEAVARQLGREPRGVLEIAYRCPNGEPAVVKTAPRLPDGTPFPTLFYLTHPALTAAASRLESSGMMREMTDRLAADPELAAAYRRAHESYLAERDAIEPLGTTFSGGGMPDRVKCLHVVIAHSLAKGPGVNPFGDEALAVLAAEPAMAGILDRKVWTQ, via the coding sequence ATGGTTGAGCCGACGGATCTGGAGGCGGTCGCGCGGCAGTTGGGCCGGGAGCCGCGCGGCGTGCTGGAGATCGCCTACCGGTGTCCCAACGGCGAGCCCGCGGTGGTCAAGACCGCACCGAGACTGCCTGACGGAACCCCGTTTCCGACGCTGTTCTACCTGACCCATCCCGCGCTGACCGCGGCGGCGAGCCGGCTGGAGTCATCGGGGATGATGCGGGAGATGACCGATCGCCTGGCCGCGGATCCGGAGTTGGCCGCGGCGTACCGGCGGGCGCATGAGTCGTATCTGGCCGAGCGCGACGCGATCGAACCGCTGGGCACCACGTTCTCCGGCGGCGGTATGCCGGACCGGGTCAAGTGCCTGCACGTGGTGATCGCTCATTCCCTGGCCAAGGGGCCGGGCGTGAACCCGTTCGGAGACGAGGCGTTGGCGGTGCTGGCCGCCGAGCCAGCCATGGCGGGGATCCTGGACAGGAAGGTGTGGACGCAGTGA
- a CDS encoding septum formation initiator family protein — MPEANRPDPRKKSSADARSKKAPSPRPGKPGKSGDSGRAKPRSVSARRETRGADPRSPKEIAGPATDSGFDDGDEDSGAGSIRQSIISSAEQAAEQRFGSAARRAAILAALVCVLTLTIAGPVRTYFSQRTEMKQLQASEAQLREQIAELEEQKARFADPVFIAAQARERLGFVMPGEIPYQVQLPPGATEPESSPEELAEAKSNDPWYTTLWHTIADAPHGISPPMPPPPPGAPGGPAPVPAPHG, encoded by the coding sequence GTGCCCGAAGCGAATCGGCCCGACCCGCGCAAGAAAAGCTCTGCGGACGCGAGGAGCAAGAAAGCACCCTCGCCCCGTCCGGGTAAGCCGGGCAAATCCGGTGACTCCGGGCGGGCCAAGCCGCGCAGTGTGTCGGCGCGTCGCGAGACGCGAGGTGCCGACCCGCGGTCCCCGAAGGAGATCGCCGGGCCGGCAACCGATTCCGGGTTCGATGACGGAGACGAGGACAGCGGTGCCGGTTCGATCAGGCAGTCGATCATCTCGTCGGCCGAGCAGGCCGCCGAACAGCGGTTCGGCTCGGCCGCGCGACGGGCGGCCATCCTGGCCGCCCTCGTCTGCGTGCTGACGTTGACGATCGCCGGGCCGGTTCGGACGTACTTCTCGCAGCGCACCGAGATGAAGCAGCTTCAGGCCAGCGAGGCCCAGCTGCGCGAGCAGATCGCCGAACTCGAAGAGCAGAAGGCCAGATTCGCCGATCCGGTGTTCATCGCCGCGCAGGCGCGGGAGCGGTTGGGGTTCGTGATGCCCGGCGAGATCCCGTATCAGGTGCAACTGCCGCCGGGGGCCACCGAGCCGGAGTCCTCGCCTGAAGAGCTGGCCGAAGCCAAGAGCAACGATCCGTGGTACACCACGCTGTGGCACACCATCGCCGATGCGCCGCATGGGATCTCGCCGCCCATGCCGCCCCCGCCGCCCGGCGCGCCGGGCGGCCCCGCACCCGTTCCGGCGCCTCATGGTTGA
- the eno gene encoding phosphopyruvate hydratase yields the protein MPIIEQVGAREILDSRGNPTVEVEVGLLDGTVSRAAVPSGASTGEHEAVELRDGGSRYLGKGVQKAVEAVLDEIAPAVIGLGADEQRLVDQALVDLDGTPDKSRLGANSILGVSLAVAKAAAQSAELPLFRYLGGPNAHILPVPMMNIINGGAHADTGVDVQEFMIAPIGAPSFKEALRWGAEVYHSLKSVLKKQGLATGLGDEGGFAPDLPGTTAALDLIATAIEAAGLKVGSEVALALDVAATEFYTAGTGYAFEKETRTAEQMAAFYEQLIGAYPLVSIEDPLAEDDWDGWVALTAAIGDKVQLVGDDLFVTNPERLEEGIERGAANALLVKVNQIGTLTETLDAVALAHNAGYKTMMSHRSGETEDTTIADLAVAVGSGQIKAGAPARSERVAKYNQLLRIEEELGDAARYAGDLAFPRFSVETK from the coding sequence GTGCCCATCATCGAGCAGGTCGGTGCCCGCGAGATCCTCGATTCCCGGGGGAATCCGACAGTCGAGGTCGAGGTGGGTCTGCTGGACGGCACGGTGTCCCGTGCCGCGGTGCCCTCCGGCGCTTCCACAGGCGAACACGAGGCGGTCGAGCTGCGCGACGGCGGGTCCCGCTACCTGGGCAAAGGCGTCCAGAAGGCGGTCGAGGCGGTGCTCGACGAGATCGCCCCGGCGGTAATCGGGCTGGGCGCCGACGAGCAGCGCCTCGTCGACCAGGCGCTCGTCGATCTCGACGGCACCCCCGACAAGTCGCGGCTGGGCGCCAACTCGATCCTGGGCGTGTCGCTGGCGGTGGCCAAGGCCGCGGCGCAATCGGCGGAGCTGCCGCTGTTCCGCTACCTCGGCGGTCCCAACGCGCACATCCTCCCGGTGCCGATGATGAACATCATCAACGGCGGCGCGCACGCCGACACCGGCGTCGACGTCCAGGAGTTCATGATCGCGCCGATCGGCGCCCCGAGCTTCAAGGAAGCGCTGCGGTGGGGTGCGGAGGTGTACCACTCGCTGAAGTCGGTGCTCAAGAAGCAGGGCCTGGCCACCGGCCTGGGCGACGAGGGCGGGTTCGCCCCCGACCTGCCCGGCACCACCGCAGCACTCGACCTGATCGCCACCGCCATCGAGGCCGCGGGTCTGAAGGTCGGCTCCGAGGTGGCGCTGGCGCTCGACGTCGCCGCCACCGAGTTCTACACCGCGGGCACCGGTTACGCGTTCGAGAAGGAGACCCGGACCGCCGAGCAGATGGCCGCGTTCTACGAGCAGCTGATCGGGGCGTACCCGCTGGTGTCCATCGAGGATCCGCTGGCCGAGGACGACTGGGACGGCTGGGTCGCGCTGACCGCCGCGATCGGTGACAAGGTGCAGCTGGTCGGCGACGACCTGTTCGTCACCAACCCCGAGCGGCTCGAGGAGGGCATCGAGCGGGGCGCCGCGAACGCGCTGCTGGTCAAGGTGAACCAGATCGGCACGCTGACCGAGACCCTCGACGCGGTGGCGCTGGCCCACAACGCCGGCTACAAGACGATGATGAGCCACCGCAGCGGCGAGACCGAGGACACCACGATCGCCGACCTCGCCGTGGCGGTGGGCAGCGGTCAGATCAAGGCCGGCGCCCCGGCGCGTAGCGAGCGGGTGGCGAAGTACAACCAGCTGCTGCGCATCGAAGAGGAGCTGGGCGACGCGGCCCGCTACGCCGGCGACCTGGCCTTCCCTCGTTTCAGTGTGGAGACCAAATAG
- a CDS encoding lytic transglycosylase domain-containing protein, translating into MASSCSWQLGTVIPDGVPPPPGDPVPQVDTYAKGRPADQLREWAAERAPALGIPATALEAYAYAARVAEVENPGCHVKWTTLAGIGQVESHHGTYRGATVAPDGEVTPPIRGVLLDGTGGNLVIMDHDSVSHDPAIENRGDEPYARAMGPMQFIPETWRLYGVDANNDGDISADNIDDAALSAAGYLCWRGKDLSKARGWMDALRAYNHSDQYARTVRDWATAYAQGHPL; encoded by the coding sequence ATGGCTTCGAGCTGCTCGTGGCAGCTCGGCACCGTGATTCCCGACGGAGTGCCGCCCCCGCCCGGCGACCCGGTGCCGCAGGTCGACACCTACGCCAAGGGCCGTCCGGCCGATCAGCTGCGCGAATGGGCTGCCGAACGGGCTCCCGCGCTGGGCATCCCGGCCACCGCCTTGGAGGCCTACGCCTACGCGGCGCGGGTGGCCGAGGTGGAGAACCCGGGATGTCACGTGAAGTGGACGACGCTGGCCGGCATCGGTCAGGTGGAGAGTCACCACGGCACCTACCGCGGCGCGACAGTCGCCCCCGACGGTGAGGTGACGCCACCGATCCGCGGTGTGCTGCTCGACGGAACCGGCGGGAACCTGGTGATCATGGATCACGATTCGGTCAGCCACGACCCGGCGATCGAGAACAGGGGCGACGAGCCGTACGCGCGGGCCATGGGGCCGATGCAGTTCATCCCCGAGACGTGGCGGCTTTACGGGGTCGACGCAAACAACGACGGTGACATCAGCGCCGACAACATCGACGACGCGGCGCTGTCGGCGGCCGGCTATCTGTGCTGGCGGGGCAAGGATCTGTCCAAGGCGCGGGGCTGGATGGACGCACTGCGGGCCTACAACCATTCCGACCAGTACGCGCGCACGGTCCGGGACTGGGCGACGGCGTATGCGCAGGGACATCCGCTCTGA
- the efeU gene encoding iron uptake transporter permease EfeU yields MGAATDHLVTTYYAAPNITSQLFGSGLIGLREGLEAAIVVSILVAFLTKSDRRDALRWVWLGVGAAVALTVTVFLTIQFGSNTITGLAAEAIAGVASLIAVGIVTTMVLWMKKAAASLSGELRSDMARALETGPLAVTLLAFLAVGREGVETALFMVGYAEAQTVWPLIGLIVGVAVAGAIAYGIYRGALRINLAKFFTYTGVFLIVIAAGILSYGIGALQTVGWVPGLANRAFDISTWFDWSSWYGEVIQGIFNVTPTPTVLQLVGYLAYLGVVLALFLWPTPAPTRKTPTTPDPSPERSTT; encoded by the coding sequence ATGGGTGCTGCCACCGACCATCTGGTCACCACCTACTACGCGGCCCCGAACATCACCTCACAGCTTTTTGGCAGCGGACTCATAGGTCTGAGGGAAGGCCTGGAAGCCGCGATCGTGGTGTCGATCCTGGTCGCGTTCCTGACCAAATCCGACCGCCGCGACGCGCTGCGCTGGGTGTGGTTGGGTGTCGGCGCCGCCGTGGCGCTGACCGTCACGGTGTTCCTGACCATCCAGTTCGGGTCCAACACCATCACCGGGCTGGCCGCCGAGGCGATCGCCGGCGTCGCGTCGCTGATCGCGGTCGGCATCGTCACGACCATGGTGCTGTGGATGAAGAAGGCCGCCGCCTCCCTCTCCGGTGAGCTGCGCAGCGACATGGCCCGCGCGCTGGAGACCGGACCACTGGCGGTCACGCTGCTCGCGTTCCTGGCCGTCGGCCGCGAAGGCGTCGAGACCGCGCTGTTCATGGTGGGCTATGCCGAGGCGCAGACCGTCTGGCCGCTGATCGGGCTGATCGTCGGCGTCGCCGTCGCCGGTGCTATCGCCTACGGCATCTACCGCGGCGCACTGCGCATCAACCTCGCGAAATTCTTCACCTACACCGGCGTGTTCCTGATCGTCATCGCGGCGGGCATCCTGTCGTACGGCATCGGCGCGCTCCAGACCGTCGGCTGGGTTCCCGGCCTGGCCAACAGAGCCTTCGACATCAGCACCTGGTTCGACTGGTCGTCCTGGTACGGCGAGGTCATCCAGGGCATCTTCAACGTCACACCGACCCCGACCGTGCTGCAGCTGGTCGGTTATCTGGCCTACCTCGGCGTCGTGCTGGCGCTGTTTTTGTGGCCGACACCGGCGCCGACCCGCAAGACCCCGACCACACCCGATCCCTCTCCCGAAAGGTCCACCACGTGA
- the efeO gene encoding iron uptake system protein EfeO: MKVHPSVAVLAAATAAFALAGCQAKEEAPAASESEGGGASSEITVEASDTSCQLSGTEGTTGATTFVITNNGSKVTEFYVYGEGERVMGEVENISPGLQRKLIVQLSQPGTYQTACKPGMIGDGIRGDFTVTGDEVQIDTEGKFKEAADNYKRYVNSQVEALVPAVEAFVAAIKSGDIEGAKAQYPTSRVYYERIEPVAESFPDDLDPRIDLREADLEPGQKWTGFHRLEKDLWVTGPHPDTNEIADQLVADVKELQAGVSAPDFTVDSTQIAGGAQGLLDEIATSKITGEEDIFSHTDLWDFNANLQGSQTAVASVRPILDERNPDLGTRVDQRFEEVEALLEKYREGDGFVLYDKVTEPERQELSRAIDALSKEVSQVQGVIAPQ; this comes from the coding sequence GTGAAGGTTCATCCCTCTGTCGCAGTGCTCGCGGCGGCCACGGCGGCGTTCGCGCTGGCCGGCTGCCAGGCCAAGGAAGAGGCGCCGGCGGCGTCCGAGTCCGAGGGCGGCGGCGCCTCCTCGGAGATCACCGTGGAGGCGTCGGACACCTCGTGCCAGTTGTCCGGCACCGAGGGCACGACCGGCGCCACCACGTTCGTCATCACCAACAACGGCAGTAAGGTCACCGAGTTCTACGTCTACGGCGAGGGCGAACGGGTGATGGGCGAGGTCGAGAACATCTCCCCCGGCCTGCAGCGCAAGCTGATCGTGCAGCTCAGCCAGCCCGGCACCTACCAGACCGCCTGCAAGCCGGGCATGATCGGCGACGGCATCCGCGGCGACTTCACCGTCACCGGCGACGAGGTGCAGATCGACACCGAGGGCAAGTTCAAAGAGGCCGCCGACAACTACAAGCGCTACGTCAACAGCCAGGTCGAGGCGCTGGTCCCGGCCGTCGAGGCGTTCGTGGCGGCCATCAAATCCGGCGACATCGAGGGCGCCAAGGCGCAGTACCCGACCTCGCGCGTGTACTACGAGCGCATCGAGCCCGTCGCCGAGTCGTTCCCCGACGACCTCGATCCACGCATCGATCTGCGCGAGGCCGACCTGGAGCCCGGCCAGAAGTGGACCGGCTTCCACCGGCTGGAGAAGGACCTGTGGGTGACCGGCCCGCACCCCGACACCAATGAGATCGCCGATCAGCTGGTCGCCGACGTCAAGGAGCTGCAGGCCGGGGTCAGTGCACCGGACTTCACGGTGGACTCCACCCAGATCGCCGGCGGTGCGCAGGGTCTGCTCGACGAGATCGCCACCAGCAAGATCACCGGTGAAGAGGACATCTTCAGCCACACCGACCTGTGGGACTTCAACGCCAACCTGCAGGGGTCGCAGACCGCGGTGGCGTCGGTGCGCCCGATCCTTGACGAGCGCAACCCGGACCTGGGCACTCGGGTCGACCAGCGCTTCGAGGAAGTCGAAGCCCTCTTGGAGAAGTACCGCGAAGGCGATGGTTTCGTGCTGTACGACAAGGTGACTGAGCCTGAACGACAGGAGCTCTCGCGCGCGATCGATGCGCTGAGCAAGGAGGTAAGCCAGGTGCA